ATGATCCGGGtcgaataaaatttttaaagtatgatcaaaataatcttgattTTTAGATTGATCGGATGTTTAAAGTATCgtcaaaataattttgattgataattgattcataatataaacatttttttattaaatgcacatggaaatcaaaataaaacattaaaaagaacCCATAAATGTTAACAAGTTGTCGTTAACTCGCATGAGATTACCTCCTAATCCTCTTTCACACCAAACATTATAAAATGCCACAACTAGTCATAAAATTCCTTcatcaaaacaaaagaaaaaaaataaaattattattgtgaaGAGAGGTTCCTCCCCAAGTGTGTGACCCTTAAACATGAGAGAAGGAGAAAAGGCATGAGCAATTCGACACCAAAACGGAGAGGAAGAACAGAGggagcaaaaaaaaaaccactctCACCGAAACCGTTTCTTCTTTCCTCTCTAACGATCCTCAATTCGGTTACCGTAAGTCCccacttttcttcttcactacaaaacaaaacaaaaatgaaaatggtgTTATTTTTCGTGCTTCCTTAACCCCTTTTACTCAATCTCCTTTATTCTCACTTTTCAATCCAAAATCGTTAACTTTAACTGATTTTAGGGCTGccctttttctcatttttcttcatttttattttcctatgtTAATTTCTTATATCAATATTTAGGGTTTCGTTTCCCTTTATCAGAATCTCTCCGTCGGCGATCGCCATAGAGTACCTGAACTTTTTCCGAGGCTGTTGCGGTGGAAGATTCAGTGTGTTCGAGTTTTTAGTTCTGGTAATTTGGAATATTATGCTATTACTGCTTTTACTTGAAATGAGTAAATTTGATTTTCGTTTCAGTTACGAAGTTGGATGGCATGCGATGAATTATGGATTAGTAGTGGAATTGGTTATGTTATGTTTTTGGATTTTGTCTCCTTACTTAAGTTTCAATTGCTGTTGTTATTCTGTTATTCCTTTATGTGTTGATTCCATTCCCATGAGATATGCCTAATAACATAAGTACTTAATGCTATTTGTTTTAAATCGAACTGTCGAGAGGCATGCGACCTGTAGTTTACATTTTGATTGGTTTAATAGGTTAAGTTGATGGTAAGGAATAATGGGAATCGACTGGAGAAACAGCCGATTCACGGTCTGATTGGTTGAGTCGGTTGGTCTGGTTAgggttttaaaacattgatgtAATGAAATGGAATGAAATGCCTTTCCGTTTGTTTACTGTAAACTGTAAATGTAATGGACATACTTCTGTTATTAgtatttgttgaaataataaTGCTCTTGTTATGCAATGCTTGAGTGCTGCTTTGTTTGTTTTCCAAAACTTTTAGGTCCCACTGTTTTAAACTGTTTAGCTGTTGTAGTATTGCTCAAATATTTGATCGACCTTGTATTTCTATATTTGAGACTTAATTTAATTTGCTATGCATGTTGTTAATTTAATGTTTGGTTAGTTGAACTGACTGGTGTGGTTAAGGTTTAAAATATTGTGGAGTAAAATGAAATGCCTTTCCATTTCTGTACTAAACTTCCAgaatacaataaattaattaatttcccaCCATTAAGTTTGTAATTGTCTAGAGCCTCACTATAGTGGCATGACAGTGGTGGTGCATTATGGAGTGGCTGTGGACCGCTACAGAAACAATTTTGTGCTGTGGTTTTTCTTGTGGTCATCACTCCCGCATTAGATGCCAAAGTTGTGGCCTTTTGCATGCAATAGTGTTGCGACTCTAATAGAGTTAGAAAAATCCACTCTTGCCCCCTTGTAAGAGTGTTGTTTAGGCTGTTTTGAGGATGAGAGAATCTTGCAATTTTGCCTGGGTGTTTTCCtccctttaattttattttttaaatttataactttggttgcttttttatttttgaatttttgagcATTTATGTGTATGtgctataattataaattatttaacatgTATGTTAAGCTTTTAGCATTGCAGCCATCCTGCTACTGTTATAAGTAGATTTGGAGTTGGCTGCTTTGTGCCACTATTTTGTGATTGACAATTTTGATTCAATTCCGATTACACCAAAATTTGGGTCTGCACAGCATAGTTAGTTTTATTAGTGGtgtttgttaaaataataatggtCTTGTCACAGCTAGATGCTTGACTGCTGCTTTgatcattttctaaaacttgtGTAGGCTCCATTCTTTCAAACTGTGCATCTCTTGTGTAATTTGTAAATGCAGACCataggtgatgcaattgtaagCTTGAGCATAATGCAACATTACCCAAATAATATTGCATGTGTAATTTTCTGTGGTTAAATTTGTTTGAATTCAATTTGCTACATGGGTTAATTTATTAACTATGGCTTGGTTTGTCTTTGTAGGGTTTGGTTGCCATGGACAAATTGCTTTTCAAAGCTTGTATGGGAACTCAAACTATGTAGAAATGTTTAAAGAAGCAGGATATTTTTAGATTGAAATGTTGATATTGTTATATGTCAACAACTTATTGAGAAAGTAGGCAAGAACATTGAGAAGGAAGGTGACTGAAATGGAGTGCAATAAGGATGAGGCTACCAGAGCTAAAGAAATTTCTGAGAGGAAGTTTGCTGCAAAGGATACATTGGGTGCAAAGAAATTTGCTTTGAAGGCCCTAAATTTATTTCCTGATCTTGAGGGTATTTCTCAAATGGTAGCAACACTTGATGTGTATATTGCTGCTGCGAATAAAACAAATGGAGAAGCAGATTGGTACGGTGTGCTTGGTGTGGACCCTCTTGCTGACGATGATACAGTCAGGAAACAATACAGGAAGTTAGCTCTCCAACTTCACCCTGATAAGAACAAGTCCATTGGAGCTGATGGGGCCTTTAAACTCATCTCGGAGGCATGGAGTTTACTATCAGATAAGGCTAAAAGGGGAGCGTATGATAAGAGAAGTGGAAGAGAACGGAAAGTTTCTACTAAGTTTGGAGGTTCATCATCACAAAAAGGGACTAATGGTGGTTTCAATTTCACTAAGACTGCCCCTTCACGTGCAACTCCTCAGAAGAATACTGCAAAAGACCACACTTCATCTTCTACTTATAAGTCAAAATCAAATACATTTTGGACTGTTTGCCGTCGATGTAAAATGCAGTATGAGTATCTTAGAGTTTATCTTAACCTTAAACTCTTATGTCCCAACTGCCATGAGGCATTTGTGGCTGTAGAAACTGCTCCTCCACCTGCAAGTGGTATTAGACCTGCTACTCAATGGAGTTTTCCACACAAGCAAAATTCCAGCCGCCAATCTAATAAAAGCAAATCTAATGCTGGAAAGAATAACATGGCAGCCCCAAATGTTGGAGGAGGGTCTTGTAGTAAGACTGACTCCTATGAAAAAGCCAATTTCCAGTGGGCTCCATTCTCAAAAGCATCTGGTGTTTCTAATGTTGCTCAAGCTGCAAGTGTGGTTCAGCAGGTATATGATAAGGTGAAGCGAGATCGTGAAGAGGCACAAGCAGCTAGCAAAAGGGAAGAGGCCTTAAAAAGGAAGCAACATGCTACTAAAAAGGGTTACTATAATCCTGCtaagagaagaagaggagggGGCATGGAGGATGCTAGTGCAAGTAACCATGGTAAGAAAACAAACTTATCCAGATCTAAACAGggtaattttgaatataatagCGTTAATGGAATCAACAAGACTGGCCATGTGGGAGATATCTCCCCAGTTCAACTGAAGAATCTTCTTATGGAAAAAGCTAGAAAAGAAATTAGCAATAAACTCAGGCAAGTTCAGTCAAATGCTGTTGATAAAACTGCGATGAAAGAGAATGG
The Glycine max cultivar Williams 82 chromosome 16, Glycine_max_v4.0, whole genome shotgun sequence genome window above contains:
- the LOC102661977 gene encoding uncharacterized protein; translated protein: MECNKDEATRAKEISERKFAAKDTLGAKKFALKALNLFPDLEGISQMVATLDVYIAAANKTNGEADWYGVLGVDPLADDDTVRKQYRKLALQLHPDKNKSIGADGAFKLISEAWSLLSDKAKRGAYDKRSGRERKVSTKFGGSSSQKGTNGGFNFTKTAPSRATPQKNTAKDHTSSSTYKSKSNTFWTVCRRCKMQYEYLRVYLNLKLLCPNCHEAFVAVETAPPPASGIRPATQWSFPHKQNSSRQSNKSKSNAGKNNMAAPNVGGGSCSKTDSYEKANFQWAPFSKASGVSNVAQAASVVQQVYDKVKRDREEAQAASKREEALKRKQHATKKGYYNPAKRRRGGGMEDASASNHGKKTNLSRSKQGNFEYNSVNGINKTGHVGDISPVQLKNLLMEKARKEISNKLRQVQSNAVDKTAMKENGNDFQEVSEKGEKCSRNSEMCAQDNIEKSEDRKSGSRAIKPFAGTTIAKVSRKFLETTPVDVLDPDFHDFCKDRTEGSFGENQVWAVYDNDDGMPRFYAMIHRIISLNPFKMQISWLNPNTNSELDPLNWVASGFSKICGDFRTSRPEICGSTNFFSHKVRWRTGADGAICIYPRKGDVWAIYRNWSPDWNELTADEVIHKFDVVEVLEDFTVGHGIDVIPLVKVAGFRTVFHHHLDPKEIRIIPREEMFRFSHQIPSYVLTGQEAPEAPKGCRVLDPAATPFELLQVIEVVKKGDGADNEDSDVKKTSDDMKKDNNDQMIDAMGKHGEEKEAKDEEMQEVETSDSMKKPIMRK